From Candidatus Woesearchaeota archaeon, one genomic window encodes:
- a CDS encoding Mov34/MPN/PAD-1 family protein yields MKILKKIKEFFKGKQPIKEIILTEKTIKKICGLAKDTHPKEYLAFLEGRIIGNKVTITDILFQPYVANENSTWGYIDLPLTSSVMGSIHSHPGYNNKPSRADLHLFGKTGIVHGIIKKPYKPEDLAIYDNYGNKLQFKTKE; encoded by the coding sequence ATGAAAATTCTAAAAAAAATCAAAGAATTCTTTAAAGGAAAACAACCAATAAAAGAAATAATACTCACAGAAAAAACAATAAAAAAAATCTGCGGACTCGCAAAAGACACACATCCAAAAGAATACCTAGCATTCTTAGAAGGAAGAATAATAGGAAACAAGGTGACCATCACAGACATTTTATTCCAACCGTACGTAGCAAATGAAAACAGCACATGGGGATACATAGACCTGCCTCTGACAAGTAGCGTTATGGGTTCCATACATAGCCACCCTGGCTACAACAACAAACCAAGCAGAGCAGACTTGCATCTCTTTGGAAAAACAGGAATAGTGCACGGAATAATCAAAAAACCGTACAAACCAGAAGACCTAGCAATATATGACAATTATGGAAATAAACTACAATTTAAAACAAAAGAGTAA
- a CDS encoding CDC48 family AAA ATPase has translation MSQDKGIQLKVSEAIQDDVNKGIVRIDSSYMKQIGIREGHFIEITGQRTTVAIADRALPGDIGLPIIRMDGLIRRNSRSGIGEYVTIKKIEAQEAKKVTIALAREGMILNTNDPSIFKRGLQGRPLLKGDLVAIGNQRRPPPMNEMEDVFENIRKGMPLGGLFGLGDLKFIVLDTNPKKVPVVITENTHVEYKPEGISEEQAEETPAFEVSYEDVGGLDEELKKIREMVELPLKHPEVFQRLGIEPPKGVLLHGPPGTGKTLLAKAVANETNSNFHVINGPEIMSKFYGESEANLRKIFEEAEKNSPAIIFIDEIDSIATKREESKGEVERRVVAQMLALMDGLKSRGKVVVIAATNIPNSLDPALRRPGRFDRELVIGVPQAKGRHNILKIHTRNMPLSKDVDLKKLSEVTHGFVGADLASLAREAAMVVLRRLLPDINVDKEEEQLTEEFLKKLQIKMDDFQEALKSVRPSALREVLIEAPKVRWEDVGGLEDIKQEIKEAVEWPLKHKDAFEKLGVKPPKGVLLYGPPGTGKTMIAKAVAKESEANFIAVKGPELLSKWVGESEKAVREVFKKARQAAPSIIFFDEIDSIAPRRGGSQSSDSNVTERIVNQLLTEIDGMEEMTDIVIIAATNRPDILDTALLRPGRFDRILLVGAPDKKAREQIFNVHTKGMPLAKDVELKKMVDKTEGYVGADIESIVREAAMLALRKDIKAKEITMENFEEALKKVRASVTKDIEKAYQELDSKFRQASGERFKEERPSYYG, from the coding sequence ATGTCCCAAGACAAAGGAATACAACTAAAAGTATCAGAAGCAATACAAGATGATGTAAACAAAGGAATAGTAAGAATAGACTCAAGCTACATGAAACAAATAGGCATACGAGAAGGACACTTCATAGAAATAACAGGACAAAGAACAACTGTTGCAATCGCAGACAGAGCACTCCCAGGAGATATAGGACTGCCAATAATAAGAATGGATGGACTGATAAGAAGAAACAGCAGAAGTGGAATAGGAGAATATGTAACAATCAAAAAAATAGAAGCACAAGAAGCCAAAAAAGTTACAATAGCACTAGCAAGAGAAGGAATGATATTAAACACGAATGATCCAAGCATATTCAAAAGAGGACTACAAGGCCGGCCATTACTAAAAGGAGACCTAGTAGCAATAGGAAACCAAAGAAGACCTCCACCAATGAATGAAATGGAAGACGTATTTGAAAACATAAGAAAAGGAATGCCTCTTGGAGGGCTATTTGGACTTGGAGACCTAAAATTCATAGTACTAGACACAAACCCAAAAAAAGTTCCTGTAGTAATAACTGAAAACACACACGTAGAATACAAACCAGAAGGAATAAGCGAAGAACAAGCAGAAGAAACACCTGCCTTTGAAGTAAGCTATGAAGACGTTGGCGGCTTAGACGAAGAACTCAAAAAAATAAGAGAAATGGTAGAACTACCATTAAAACATCCAGAAGTCTTTCAACGACTGGGAATAGAGCCGCCAAAAGGAGTCTTATTACACGGACCGCCAGGAACAGGAAAAACACTACTAGCAAAAGCAGTAGCAAATGAAACAAACTCAAACTTTCACGTAATAAACGGGCCAGAAATTATGAGCAAATTCTACGGAGAATCAGAAGCAAACCTAAGAAAAATCTTTGAAGAAGCAGAAAAAAACAGCCCGGCAATAATATTCATAGATGAAATAGACTCTATAGCAACCAAAAGAGAAGAAAGCAAAGGCGAGGTCGAGCGAAGAGTAGTAGCACAAATGCTTGCATTAATGGACGGACTAAAATCAAGAGGAAAAGTAGTTGTAATTGCAGCAACAAACATACCAAACTCACTTGACCCTGCACTAAGAAGACCGGGAAGATTCGACAGAGAACTAGTAATAGGCGTACCACAAGCAAAAGGCAGACACAACATACTAAAAATCCACACAAGAAACATGCCTCTATCAAAAGATGTAGACCTAAAAAAACTATCAGAAGTAACGCACGGATTTGTAGGTGCAGACCTAGCAAGCTTAGCAAGAGAAGCAGCAATGGTTGTACTAAGAAGATTATTACCAGACATAAATGTAGACAAAGAAGAAGAACAACTAACAGAAGAATTTCTAAAAAAACTACAAATCAAAATGGACGACTTTCAAGAAGCACTAAAATCAGTAAGACCATCCGCACTAAGAGAAGTCCTAATAGAAGCTCCAAAAGTAAGATGGGAAGATGTAGGCGGCTTAGAAGATATAAAACAAGAAATTAAAGAAGCAGTAGAATGGCCACTTAAACATAAAGACGCATTTGAAAAACTTGGAGTCAAACCGCCAAAAGGCGTATTATTATACGGACCGCCAGGAACAGGAAAAACAATGATAGCAAAGGCCGTAGCAAAAGAAAGCGAAGCAAACTTCATAGCCGTAAAAGGCCCTGAATTATTATCAAAATGGGTTGGTGAAAGCGAAAAAGCCGTAAGAGAAGTTTTTAAAAAAGCAAGACAAGCAGCCCCGAGCATAATATTCTTTGACGAAATAGACTCCATAGCACCAAGAAGAGGCGGAAGTCAAAGTTCTGACTCAAACGTCACAGAAAGAATAGTCAACCAACTACTAACAGAAATAGACGGAATGGAAGAAATGACAGACATAGTAATAATAGCAGCAACAAACAGACCAGACATACTAGACACAGCACTACTTAGACCAGGAAGATTCGATAGAATACTGCTAGTAGGCGCACCAGACAAAAAAGCAAGAGAACAAATTTTCAATGTACACACAAAAGGAATGCCTCTTGCAAAAGATGTAGAACTAAAAAAAATGGTTGACAAGACAGAAGGATACGTAGGAGCAGACATAGAATCAATAGTTAGAGAAGCAGCAATGCTGGCACTAAGAAAAGACATAAAAGCAAAAGAAATAACAATGGAAAACTTTGAAGAAGCACTCAAAAAAGTAAGAGCATCAGTAACCAAAGACATAGAAAAAGCATATCAAGAACTAGATAGCAAATTCAGGCAAGCAAGCGGTGAGAGATTCAAAGAAGAAAGACCATCATATTACGGTTAA
- a CDS encoding NUDIX domain-containing protein: MEKINFPEIIREAQKLPLKKLKDTIREEWKKSETYQEIIQEIQENKQKTISDKELRTRLIICTETDNNIIKYLMMYKKSKRGNFWEFPKGGIENTQDKTILEGSLRERTEETNKNTSLTPIILGAYADTKTPKELNSDILIRTKHIENINYKINSFITNMIFYAPQEFDPLKERNQTEKEHTKYKWDTIEKIIETLQENDLKKFNKDLIFATTFLENYEPFNTKKENYGPYRKIHIN, encoded by the coding sequence ATGGAAAAAATAAATTTCCCAGAAATAATAAGAGAAGCACAAAAACTACCTTTAAAAAAACTTAAAGACACCATAAGAGAAGAATGGAAAAAATCAGAGACATATCAAGAAATAATACAAGAAATACAAGAAAACAAACAAAAAACAATATCTGATAAAGAACTAAGAACAAGACTAATAATCTGCACAGAAACAGACAATAACATAATAAAATATTTGATGATGTACAAAAAAAGCAAACGAGGAAACTTCTGGGAATTTCCAAAAGGAGGCATAGAAAACACACAAGACAAAACAATATTAGAAGGATCACTAAGAGAAAGAACAGAAGAAACTAATAAAAACACATCTCTAACACCAATAATACTAGGAGCATACGCAGATACAAAAACTCCAAAAGAACTAAACTCAGACATACTAATAAGAACAAAACACATAGAAAATATAAATTATAAAATAAACAGTTTCATAACAAACATGATTTTCTATGCCCCGCAAGAATTCGACCCCTTAAAAGAAAGAAACCAAACAGAAAAAGAACACACAAAATACAAATGGGACACAATAGAAAAAATAATAGAAACACTACAAGAAAATGATCTTAAAAAATTCAACAAAGATCTAATATTTGCCACAACATTCCTAGAAAACTACGAGCCATTCAACACAAAAAAAGAAAACTACGGACCATACAGAAAAATACACATAAACTAA